The DNA segment TCACGGAAGATCGGCAACAGCCTTCTTTGGGAATCGAGCGAGTAGCGTCTGACGCGTGGCTGACGTAATACTATCTGAACACGGTGTCATCCGAGCGTATGAAGCGGGTGAGTGTGAAACTCGACGAGAGCAGAGTCGAGGAGCTTGATTCAATCGCTGAGGATGACGGCGTATCACGGAGTGAAGTCATCCGTGACCTACTTGATGACGCACTGAACACGGGTGATGACGAGCGTGTTCAAGAACTCGAGCAGCGTATTCACGACCTTGAGACCGAACTCGAGCGCGTTCACCGTGAGAAGCGCCAGATCCTCGAGCAACGTGAAGAGCATCAAGAGTTGGTGAAAGCCGTTCAGAGCGAACAGTCTCTCGCCGAAAAGAAAGCCCAAGCTGGCGCGCTCACGCGGGCGAAGTGGTGGCTCACCGGAATGCCTAGCGACTAAGGATAACGGACCATAGGACGATAGGAATAACGTCCGTTATCCTCGCTACCGAATAGACTAGAGTGGTCTCCAACCGTCGGGTGACGATAATCGGCGAGGGAATCGAAGAGTAAGACCCATCAAGCGCGTCTGTGATGTGAACGATATGACCGGCGCGGGTGACGATGTTCAATATTTCGACTGGGTGGAATACCCACACGCGCGGGTCCGTGTTGAAATCGACAAGTCCGAAGGCCGGGTTACTCGGTTCGTGGTTCAGCTCGAGCGCTTAGTTAACAATGAGTGGTCCGAAGTGGTTCGATTCGACCATGAACCAAAGAATCCGAACGGCCACGACATTACCGAAGAAGGGCTTCACATGGACGTTTATCGGGAGAGCAAAAAAGCGCGCGTGAAGGACGACTTTCCGCCCGT comes from the Natronococcus occultus SP4 genome and includes:
- a CDS encoding ribbon-helix-helix protein, CopG family, producing MKLDESRVEELDSIAEDDGVSRSEVIRDLLDDALNTGDDERVQELEQRIHDLETELERVHREKRQILEQREEHQELVKAVQSEQSLAEKKAQAGALTRAKWWLTGMPSD
- a CDS encoding DUF7718 family protein, translating into MTGAGDDVQYFDWVEYPHARVRVEIDKSEGRVTRFVVQLERLVNNEWSEVVRFDHEPKNPNGHDITEEGLHMDVYRESKKARVKDDFPPVPLSDAPRYCITYIRKNADQLLRRFEQWHDLNDPTTR